One segment of Ancylothrix sp. D3o DNA contains the following:
- a CDS encoding PEP-CTERM sorting domain-containing protein, translating into MSGITLQKLALTVVATSLSLAAIKTEIAAASTITYDFLVETERGDYKGYFSYDDTAPSPAGVQPYYEITDFSFDFIDTNYQNLYAPRTYTQSDLRTDGRTWPRSLPLTITNGEVIIDPENTGIYSIPRGGTLERFSFSTFNSFDFDGRGEANGWWTLGNSGFYYMNGWDRTTGPNPNSGGDGIVSYWLRTSASVPEPSTILGLSLVGLGWLFSKKKTAPTND; encoded by the coding sequence ATGTCAGGTATAACTTTACAGAAATTAGCGCTAACTGTGGTGGCGACTAGCTTAAGTTTAGCTGCAATAAAAACTGAAATTGCTGCTGCTTCAACCATTACTTATGATTTTTTAGTTGAGACGGAAAGGGGTGATTATAAAGGTTACTTTAGTTATGATGATACGGCTCCTTCTCCTGCCGGTGTGCAGCCTTATTATGAGATAACAGACTTTAGTTTTGACTTTATTGATACAAATTATCAAAATTTGTATGCGCCCAGAACATACACCCAATCTGATTTGCGAACCGATGGGCGTACATGGCCGCGTTCTTTGCCTTTAACAATTACAAATGGAGAAGTAATTATTGATCCAGAAAATACAGGGATATATTCAATTCCCAGGGGAGGAACTTTAGAGAGGTTTAGTTTTTCCACGTTTAATTCTTTTGATTTTGATGGTCGGGGTGAGGCAAACGGTTGGTGGACATTGGGAAATTCCGGCTTTTATTACATGAACGGGTGGGATAGAACCACCGGCCCCAATCCCAATTCAGGAGGTGACGGAATCGTCAGTTATTGGTTGCGTACCTCTGCATCTGTGCCTGAACCTAGCACAATTTTAGGTTTAAGTTTGGTGGGATTGGGTTGGCTTTTTAGCAAAAAGAAAACTGCGCCAACAAACGACTAA
- a CDS encoding DUF4349 domain-containing protein: MDTKKVKNSAHFVLKNRLLWLSLLGLLSTGALTSCGSGIEKPMQTNMPGAPAGGTAQQAAENMAAVPQADTAVGATETPRTLPQLIKKGSLNVVVNSIDKSLKEVSSLVAKQQGDLMGLQDNKPKDPSVRRKATIQIRVPQNKLETTLDQLAKLGNVQNKSITAEDVSQQLVDIDARVRNLRKSEEMTLKIMDRSGSVGDILKVSQQLNTIRSDIERLDAQQKTLRNQVAFSSIALTLEAAVSATPESQPSVGIRMQETWGKATHSVGEFTQALLALMLWLLAFSPYFVLAGAVFYGVKKWKKNKSLPPASRPDAGYDP, translated from the coding sequence ATGGATACCAAAAAGGTTAAGAATTCGGCACATTTTGTTTTAAAAAATCGGCTTTTGTGGTTGAGTTTGCTGGGGTTGTTGTCTACCGGCGCTTTGACGAGTTGTGGTAGCGGCATAGAAAAGCCAATGCAAACAAATATGCCTGGTGCGCCGGCCGGTGGTACTGCACAGCAAGCGGCTGAAAATATGGCGGCGGTACCTCAAGCAGATACGGCAGTTGGGGCAACAGAAACACCGCGCACTTTGCCGCAATTAATTAAAAAAGGCTCGTTAAATGTGGTGGTAAATTCGATTGATAAAAGTTTAAAAGAAGTTTCCAGTTTGGTTGCCAAACAACAAGGGGATTTGATGGGATTGCAAGACAATAAACCCAAAGATCCGAGCGTTCGCCGCAAAGCTACCATCCAAATTCGAGTGCCGCAAAACAAGCTGGAAACAACTCTTGATCAACTGGCAAAACTGGGAAATGTTCAAAACAAAAGTATCACGGCAGAAGATGTTTCTCAGCAACTTGTCGATATTGATGCGCGAGTGCGAAATTTGCGAAAGTCAGAAGAAATGACGTTAAAGATTATGGATCGCTCAGGTTCTGTTGGGGATATTTTAAAAGTTTCGCAACAGTTAAATACTATTCGTAGTGATATTGAACGGCTGGATGCCCAGCAAAAAACGCTTCGCAATCAAGTGGCTTTTTCTAGTATTGCGCTGACGCTTGAGGCTGCTGTTTCTGCTACTCCAGAAAGTCAACCTTCTGTGGGGATTAGAATGCAAGAAACGTGGGGGAAAGCAACTCATTCTGTGGGGGAATTTACTCAAGCTTTGCTGGCTTTGATGCTTTGGTTGTTGGCGTTTAGCCCGTATTTTGTGTTGGCTGGGGCGGTGTTTTATGGGGTGAAAAAGTGGAAAAAAAATAAGTCTTTGCCACCGGCAAGCCGTCCTGATGCGGGATACGATCCTTAG